TTTCATATTCAGAGTTAGAAGAGTCAAAGGCCTTGTTTTCTGTCGGCTCAGGCCCATACACCCTCCTTGCCAACTTCAGCGGTTATCTTACAGCAGAGGGGCCAAATGCCAGCAGAGAATTCTGCATAAACGTTGAAAAGGAGGATCAAGTATTGCATGTAACCTTCACTCCAAGTTCTTCAAATGACTCCTATGCTTTTGTGAATGGAATTGAAATCTTCTCAATGCCCCTAAACCTCTATGATGCGGCAGAAGATAGGGAAGTCCCATATGTAGGCCAAATAACAAATTATCAGATTGAGAGCAGCACTGCACTTGAGACCGTGTATCGTTTAAACGTTGGGGGTCCCTCCATCAAAGCAACAGATGACTCCGGTTTGTTTAGGGTCTGGTCTTTTGATGATCCCTATGTGAAGGGTGAGAGTGCTACCGATTCGTCCCCCCCAGGTGTTAGAATCAAATACACAGAAGATACACCTGCCTATGTTGCACCTCAAGAAGTCTACCTAACGTCCCGGTCACTGGGTCGTAACCGAGTGAGGAATAGGCAGAACAATCTCACATGGATATTACCTGTTGATTTGGGATTCATGTATCTGGTCAGGCTCCATTTCTGCGAAACCCTTCCGGAAATCGTCGATGTGAGTGATAGGCAATTCACTATTTATATTGATAGTCAGATGGTCGTAGAGGCTTTTGATGTGATTGCCTGGAGCAAAGGTAACGGCATTCCAGTGTTCAAAGACTATGCTGTGAGGATTGAATCTAATGGAAGCAAAGGTAAGTACGATCTCCCCATAGATCTGGGCACTAGGCCTGGGTACAGTAAGTATGTTGATGCGGTCTTAAATGggattgaaatatttaaattgaaCAAGACTGATGGCACTCTGGCTGGACAGAACCCTGAACCTCCAAATACTCAACCTTCCCTGCCAGCCACCAAGAAGTCtacaaataagaaaacaatgatTATTGCCATTGGTGCTGCTGTCATGGTGGGTTTAGTATTGCTTTCACTACTACTTTACATCATTTTCCGGCCACGAAGGAAGACCAGGTACTATAATTCTTATAGTAGAAAATCTTGGTGGTTGTGGTATTGGTGTTGGGGCCAAGGCAAATCAAAGTCTTCCCGAACCAAAGCCTCGTCACTGCCAGAGGAACTTTGCCTTCAGTTTCCACTGGCCGAGATCAAAGAAGCCACCAATAACTTCCATGAAAGTTGCATCATCGGCAAGGGAGGATTTGGCAATGTCTACAAAGGTAATATCAGTGATCTGGACAATGCCGTAGCAATCAAACGCTTAAATCCCATGTCAAGGCAGGGAGCCCATGAGTTCAAAACGGAGATAGAGATGCT
Above is a genomic segment from Vitis riparia cultivar Riparia Gloire de Montpellier isolate 1030 chromosome 14, EGFV_Vit.rip_1.0, whole genome shotgun sequence containing:
- the LOC117930851 gene encoding receptor-like protein kinase FERONIA — encoded protein: MNPKQRHLFRLSILTIYCSFFFHHWTLVSASNASAPYTPTDVILLSTGSSGNSTADDGRAWTGDNGSKFAPFPQSKEATLADQRSAIGVPYSTARFSRSRFTYTFPVTDGPKFVRLYFYPISYSELEESKALFSVGSGPYTLLANFSGYLTAEGPNASREFCINVEKEDQVLHVTFTPSSSNDSYAFVNGIEIFSMPLNLYDAAEDREVPYVGQITNYQIESSTALETVYRLNVGGPSIKATDDSGLFRVWSFDDPYVKGESATDSSPPGVRIKYTEDTPAYVAPQEVYLTSRSLGRNRVRNRQNNLTWILPVDLGFMYLVRLHFCETLPEIVDVSDRQFTIYIDSQMVVEAFDVIAWSKGNGIPVFKDYAVRIESNGSKGKYDLPIDLGTRPGYSKYVDAVLNGIEIFKLNKTDGTLAGQNPEPPNTQPSLPATKKSTNKKTMIIAIGAAVMVGLVLLSLLLYIIFRPRRKTRYYNSYSRKSWWLWYWCWGQGKSKSSRTKASSLPEELCLQFPLAEIKEATNNFHESCIIGKGGFGNVYKGNISDLDNAVAIKRLNPMSRQGAHEFKTEIEMLSSLRHGHLVSLIGYCNEGREMILVYEFMNKGTLGDHLYETNNDPLRWRQRLKICIDAARGLDYLHTGAPQKVIHRDVKTTNILLDDKWIAKVSDFGLSKIGPTSMPVETMVKGTRGYLDPEYYRRGQLTEKCDVYSFGVVLLEVLCARKPLNPRLGTDEANLAHWAKFCIQKGTFDQIIDPYLIGKISPACLKKFVEIAMSCVQDQGTDRPMMADVVDNLEFALRLQESAEKAEGTIVDPVVLYRDVSFSSAITGTSNDLESGVAADSSASGCTGTGTTTSDCTTSKATNSSGV